A single region of the Cystobacter ferrugineus genome encodes:
- a CDS encoding NmrA/HSCARG family protein gives MAEARTILVLGATGQQGGATARALVRDGWRVRALVRDPASPRARALEGVELVTGDMGDAGALAAAMAGAHGVFSVQPCSGQPQYGVTDQEEERLGIAVADAAGRAGVAHLVYSSAAWLGPDTGIGYFDTKWRIEEHIRRSRLPATIVRPAAYMEMLLEPHFGLTQGHFHFCMRPEQPLQLIAVADIGRLVARVFADPARHLGQTLELVGDELTGPAIASLFGRARGIEASYARFPAEVLAANERLRRLTDFADRGGMSGEADVAALRQLVPDLLTLEAWLRQTA, from the coding sequence ATGGCAGAGGCGAGGACGATTCTGGTTCTGGGGGCGACGGGGCAGCAGGGGGGCGCGACGGCGCGAGCGCTGGTGCGCGACGGCTGGCGGGTGCGAGCGCTGGTGCGCGATCCGGCGAGCCCGCGGGCGCGGGCGCTCGAGGGGGTGGAGCTGGTGACGGGTGACATGGGCGATGCCGGCGCGCTCGCCGCGGCGATGGCGGGGGCGCACGGCGTCTTCAGCGTCCAGCCCTGCTCGGGCCAGCCGCAGTACGGGGTCACGGATCAGGAAGAGGAGCGCCTTGGCATCGCCGTCGCCGACGCCGCCGGCCGAGCGGGAGTCGCGCACCTCGTCTACTCCTCGGCGGCGTGGCTGGGGCCGGACACGGGGATCGGGTACTTCGATACCAAGTGGCGCATCGAGGAGCACATCCGGCGCAGCCGCCTGCCGGCGACCATCGTGCGGCCCGCGGCGTACATGGAGATGCTGCTCGAGCCCCACTTCGGGCTGACGCAGGGGCATTTCCATTTCTGCATGCGTCCCGAGCAGCCGCTCCAGCTCATCGCCGTCGCCGACATTGGCCGACTGGTCGCGCGCGTGTTCGCCGACCCCGCGCGCCACCTCGGCCAGACCCTCGAGCTGGTCGGTGATGAACTGACGGGCCCCGCCATCGCCTCCCTCTTCGGCCGCGCCCGTGGCATCGAGGCCAGCTACGCGCGCTTCCCGGCCGAGGTGCTGGCCGCCAACGAAAGGCTGCGCCGCCTGACCGACTTCGCCGACCGCGGAGGTATGAGCGGCGAGGCCGACGTGGCGGCGCTCCGCCAGCTCGTGCCCGACCTGCTCACCTTAGAGGCCTGGCTGCGGCAGACGGCGTGA
- a CDS encoding TetR/AcrR family transcriptional regulator produces the protein MEKRPEERPLRADAARNRARLLTAAHEVFSERGADASFEDIARHAKVGIGTLYRHFPSREALLAASCDERLLELARASQSREGEEGDAAEALASYIEQLVTSAGLYRGLATSIGVVLRSGTPGCHATMHEGERLLARAKRERVIKRDVLLADVVCIVTAVALAATGDPARIRRLIAMFFDGMRCA, from the coding sequence ATGGAGAAACGTCCCGAAGAGCGCCCCCTGCGGGCCGACGCCGCGCGCAACCGGGCGCGGCTGCTGACCGCTGCCCACGAGGTCTTCTCCGAGCGGGGCGCCGACGCCTCGTTCGAGGACATTGCCCGGCACGCGAAGGTGGGCATCGGCACGCTCTACCGGCACTTCCCCTCGCGGGAGGCGCTGCTGGCGGCCTCGTGCGACGAGCGTCTGCTGGAGCTCGCGCGGGCGAGCCAGTCACGCGAAGGGGAGGAGGGCGACGCGGCCGAAGCGCTGGCGAGCTACATCGAGCAGCTCGTCACCTCGGCGGGCCTCTACCGCGGGCTGGCCACCTCGATTGGAGTGGTGCTGCGGAGCGGCACGCCGGGCTGCCACGCGACCATGCACGAGGGTGAGCGGCTGCTGGCCCGGGCGAAGCGAGAGCGCGTCATCAAGCGCGACGTCCTGCTCGCCGATGTCGTCTGCATCGTCACCGCGGTCGCCCTGGCCGCCACGGGCGACCCGGCCCGCATCCGGCGCCTGATCGCGATGTTCTTCGACGGCATGAGGTGCGCCTGA